One window of the Nocardia terpenica genome contains the following:
- a CDS encoding ABC transporter ATP-binding protein, with product MTERIVVEADAVSKEFAFGETTVHAVRGCSVTVRAGEILAIVGKSGSGKSTLCNLLSGLDRPTSGTVRLLGRDLAEYDEAEMSRLRARRLGFVLQKDNLVPSLTLAENVAAPLIFGGAKRKAALASARELLGQVGLDHRADAWPGTVSGGEAQRAAVARACVGEPAVVFADEPTGALDSENGRVVMELFRKLVTQHDAAGIIVTHDLDLVVDADHLIRLVDGRIDEERVGV from the coding sequence ATGACCGAACGGATCGTGGTCGAGGCCGATGCCGTCAGCAAGGAATTCGCCTTCGGCGAGACCACCGTCCACGCCGTGCGGGGGTGCAGCGTCACGGTCCGCGCGGGCGAGATTCTGGCGATCGTCGGCAAGAGCGGCAGCGGGAAATCCACCCTGTGCAACCTGCTGTCCGGATTGGATCGGCCGACCTCGGGCACGGTGCGCCTGCTCGGCCGCGACCTCGCGGAATACGACGAGGCCGAGATGTCGCGGCTGCGGGCCCGGCGGCTCGGCTTCGTGCTGCAGAAAGACAACCTGGTGCCGTCCCTCACCCTGGCCGAAAACGTCGCGGCCCCACTGATTTTCGGCGGCGCGAAGCGCAAGGCGGCGCTGGCGAGCGCCCGGGAACTGCTCGGTCAGGTGGGCCTGGACCATCGCGCCGACGCCTGGCCGGGCACGGTGTCCGGCGGTGAGGCGCAGCGCGCGGCGGTGGCCCGGGCGTGCGTGGGCGAGCCCGCGGTGGTCTTCGCCGACGAGCCCACGGGCGCACTGGATTCGGAGAACGGGCGGGTGGTGATGGAGCTGTTCCGCAAGCTGGTCACCCAGCACGACGCCGCGGGCATCATCGTCACCCACGACCTGGATCTGGTGGTGGACGCCGATCACCTGATCCGGTTGGTGGACGGCCGAATCGACGAGGAACGGGTGGGCGTGTGA
- a CDS encoding UbiA family prenyltransferase translates to MTSSAVTGPNKLRAYARLGNLYFFDVHLCFLVGLSVLPFAALRDGTNWISLVALLAGYFLVHHATAAFDDITGFKDGSDARNYLNNPSYLRKAESKPLITGQLELREAQWCAWGCALGGSALLIAGFLVAPYHPIWLIALALVAVLLCVQYSYGLNLSHIGGQELVLFFGFGLPVAVMSLLFTNGLTAVAAMESVLIGLWSVLTSMYSNLHDLEVDRGNGRLNIATATDDKGYARAVAGLSILEPAIAIAFVASTTVPVLYLVALVPVFALRAMQYRKGFGAHDALLARMYGRRIHELGIALLVLANIYHFHR, encoded by the coding sequence ATGACGAGTTCAGCGGTGACGGGACCGAACAAGCTGCGCGCGTACGCGCGGCTCGGTAACCTGTATTTCTTCGATGTCCACCTGTGTTTCCTGGTGGGTTTGTCGGTGCTGCCGTTCGCGGCGCTGCGGGACGGGACGAATTGGATTTCGCTGGTCGCGCTGCTGGCCGGTTATTTTCTGGTGCATCACGCGACCGCCGCATTCGACGATATCACTGGATTCAAGGACGGCTCCGACGCGCGGAATTATCTGAACAATCCGAGCTATCTGCGCAAGGCCGAATCCAAACCGTTGATCACCGGCCAATTGGAATTGCGGGAGGCGCAGTGGTGCGCCTGGGGCTGCGCGCTCGGCGGTTCGGCGCTGCTGATCGCCGGATTCCTGGTCGCGCCGTATCACCCGATCTGGCTGATCGCGCTGGCGCTGGTGGCGGTGCTGCTGTGCGTGCAGTATTCCTACGGGCTGAATCTGAGCCATATCGGCGGCCAGGAGTTGGTGCTGTTCTTCGGTTTCGGCCTGCCCGTCGCGGTGATGTCGCTGCTGTTCACCAATGGTCTTACCGCGGTGGCCGCCATGGAATCGGTGCTGATCGGGCTGTGGTCGGTGCTCACCTCGATGTACTCGAACCTGCACGACCTCGAGGTGGATCGCGGCAACGGTCGGCTGAATATCGCTACCGCGACCGACGACAAAGGGTATGCGCGTGCGGTGGCGGGGCTTTCGATTCTGGAACCCGCCATCGCGATCGCCTTCGTGGCCTCGACGACCGTGCCGGTGCTGTATCTCGTCGCCCTCGTGCCGGTATTCGCGTTGCGGGCGATGCAGTACCGCAAGGGTTTCGGGGCGCACGACGCGCTGCTGGCCCGCATGTACGGTCGGCGCATTCACGAGCTGGGCATCGCGCTGCTGGTGCTGGCGAATATCTACCACTTCCATCGATAG
- a CDS encoding LVIVD repeat-containing protein — MRSRVRPGSLLVAGMMVAALLPGVAAADDDLGQILGDVGQDSVPTADCGPGSRPETGLQGDVPADDRNDGRSKQGYTCNTSFVGGYQGTGGGMLSASFDHCSYTGTFFPGQLLQGDGGVTVLDASDPAHPVRTDMLREPAMVGGTFETLKVNKTRKLLAATAVPLGIAGGGYFSIYDISDCAHPRLLNHGAGTQLTMPMPFLSHEGGFSPDGNTYWASGVFPGLLSAIDVSDPANPHIIWQGLTGIEGHGFGISPDGNRLYLSAWAGMTVLDVSAVQRRDPNPQVPHLGHLFWTDGQVTQHSIPVFYHGHPYTFTPDEIGSGGVKLIDVSDPANLRIVQRLKLAIDTPANIEENVRSSQGGSVLTYDPHYCTVDRQDDPTAMACSWLSSGIRVFDVRDPNNIHEIAYYNPPARTGENLNLVNSPHAQASVIGLPLLEFMAIGRSGFQGKLNLLNTLTSRSAQAFNGDLSSDWCLSPPEWHGTQLWTTCSDNGFMVIQLDNHVYSPPSNQDSTVGA; from the coding sequence ATGAGGTCTCGGGTGCGGCCCGGCTCCCTGCTGGTGGCCGGAATGATGGTGGCGGCCCTGCTCCCCGGGGTCGCCGCCGCGGATGACGATCTGGGGCAGATACTGGGCGACGTCGGCCAGGATTCGGTGCCGACCGCCGACTGCGGGCCCGGCTCGCGGCCGGAGACCGGGTTGCAGGGCGATGTGCCCGCCGACGACCGCAACGACGGCCGCAGTAAACAGGGCTACACCTGCAATACCTCGTTCGTCGGCGGCTATCAGGGCACGGGCGGCGGCATGCTGTCCGCGTCCTTCGATCACTGTTCCTATACGGGCACGTTCTTCCCCGGGCAGCTGTTACAGGGCGACGGCGGCGTGACCGTCCTCGACGCCTCCGATCCGGCGCATCCGGTGCGCACCGATATGCTGCGCGAGCCCGCCATGGTCGGCGGCACCTTCGAGACGCTCAAGGTGAACAAGACCCGAAAGCTGTTGGCCGCCACCGCGGTTCCGCTGGGCATCGCGGGCGGCGGCTATTTCTCGATCTACGACATCTCCGACTGCGCCCATCCGCGGCTGCTCAATCACGGGGCGGGCACCCAGTTGACGATGCCGATGCCGTTCCTGTCGCACGAGGGCGGCTTCTCCCCCGACGGCAACACCTACTGGGCCTCCGGCGTTTTCCCGGGCCTGCTGAGCGCGATCGATGTCTCGGATCCGGCCAACCCGCACATCATCTGGCAGGGCCTGACCGGTATCGAGGGGCACGGGTTCGGCATCAGTCCCGACGGGAACCGGCTGTATCTGTCGGCGTGGGCGGGGATGACCGTGCTCGACGTCAGCGCGGTGCAGCGCCGCGATCCGAATCCGCAAGTGCCACACCTGGGTCACCTGTTCTGGACCGACGGGCAGGTCACCCAGCACAGCATTCCGGTGTTCTACCACGGTCATCCGTATACCTTCACGCCGGACGAAATCGGTTCCGGCGGTGTGAAACTCATCGATGTCTCGGATCCGGCGAACCTGCGGATCGTGCAGCGGCTCAAGCTGGCGATCGATACGCCCGCGAATATCGAGGAGAATGTCCGCTCCTCCCAGGGTGGTTCGGTGCTGACCTACGATCCGCACTACTGCACCGTCGACCGGCAGGACGATCCGACGGCGATGGCGTGCTCGTGGCTGTCGTCGGGGATCCGGGTCTTCGATGTCCGCGATCCGAACAATATTCACGAGATCGCCTACTACAACCCGCCCGCCCGCACCGGCGAGAATCTGAATCTGGTGAACTCGCCGCACGCGCAGGCGTCGGTGATCGGGCTGCCGCTGCTGGAGTTCATGGCCATCGGGCGCTCCGGGTTCCAGGGCAAGCTGAACCTGTTGAACACCTTGACCTCTCGCTCGGCGCAGGCGTTCAACGGCGATCTGTCGTCGGACTGGTGCCTGTCGCCGCCGGAGTGGCACGGCACGCAGCTGTGGACCACGTGCAGCGACAACGGATTCATGGTGATCCAGCTGGACAATCACGTGTATTCGCCACCGTCGAACCAGGATTCGACGGTCGGGGCCTGA
- a CDS encoding DUF305 domain-containing protein, whose translation MTILGRRWVPAVAGVLTAILLLAMGAALRPLIPGSDAVGDHGITLSAAEIGFAQDMSTHHEQAVFMTQYLDKGSVDPVVALLAEQISANQIQEIGIMRGWLMLFDKPQTGQHPMAWMQQTTAHAMGHMASAAPAPPPAMPGMATWDDLNRLHQLKGRDAEILFLQLMMRHHQGGIDMAHEAIPLLHSPVIKRITQGMINDQTQEFGYMGMLLQQRGAPMLPYP comes from the coding sequence GTGACGATCCTCGGACGACGCTGGGTGCCGGCGGTGGCGGGCGTGCTCACCGCGATCCTGCTGCTGGCCATGGGCGCGGCGCTGCGCCCGCTGATTCCGGGCTCCGACGCCGTGGGCGACCACGGGATCACGCTCAGCGCCGCGGAAATCGGCTTCGCACAAGATATGTCGACCCATCACGAGCAGGCCGTGTTCATGACGCAATACCTCGACAAGGGCAGCGTGGACCCGGTCGTCGCCCTGCTGGCGGAGCAGATCTCCGCGAACCAGATCCAGGAGATCGGCATCATGCGCGGCTGGCTCATGCTGTTCGACAAGCCGCAAACGGGCCAGCACCCCATGGCCTGGATGCAGCAGACGACGGCACATGCCATGGGGCACATGGCCTCCGCCGCCCCCGCGCCCCCACCCGCCATGCCCGGCATGGCAACCTGGGACGACCTCAACCGCCTGCACCAGCTGAAGGGCCGCGACGCGGAAATCCTGTTCCTGCAACTGATGATGCGCCACCATCAGGGCGGCATAGACATGGCCCACGAGGCCATTCCCCTGCTGCACTCACCGGTGATCAAGCGAATCACACAGGGGATGATCAACGATCAGACGCAGGAGTTCGGGTATATGGGGATGCTGTTGCAGCAGCGGGGGGCGCCGATGCTGCCATATCCGTGA
- a CDS encoding AraC family transcriptional regulator, translated as MVEIRQPVLGVGYAPARAGVGSMPVELRRFPETDVLRGPVRSRPVRPDFHVVGVVTGGTGLHAIDFREETLIEGTVFWLRPGQVHRVLDASRLRGMLLLFTPEVLAPGTRVAAFADDALRPSQWAWDPRDALAATALRHVELLLAVGPSAHDLADALRLALAPLIAAAPGSAADTATTSAVFERFAAAVEKQFPRHHHIRDYEQTVHASARTIDRSVRRARGMSAKRFLDERIALEARRRLATTDVTLATLASELGFTEATNFAKFYRRMTGTTPNSARRIGYLG; from the coding sequence ATGGTCGAAATACGTCAACCCGTACTCGGTGTCGGTTATGCGCCCGCTCGTGCGGGGGTCGGCTCGATGCCGGTCGAGTTGCGGCGCTTCCCCGAAACCGACGTCCTGCGAGGGCCCGTGCGCTCTCGGCCGGTTCGCCCGGATTTCCATGTCGTCGGTGTAGTCACCGGCGGTACGGGGCTGCACGCCATTGATTTTCGAGAAGAGACATTGATCGAGGGCACCGTGTTCTGGCTGCGTCCCGGACAGGTCCACCGTGTCCTGGATGCGTCCCGCCTGCGCGGGATGCTGCTGTTGTTCACCCCCGAGGTGCTTGCTCCCGGCACCCGGGTCGCCGCGTTCGCCGATGACGCGCTGCGGCCGAGCCAATGGGCCTGGGACCCACGCGACGCGCTCGCCGCGACAGCACTGCGACATGTGGAACTTCTTCTCGCCGTGGGACCTTCGGCGCACGACCTCGCCGATGCCCTCCGCCTGGCTCTCGCACCGCTCATCGCCGCCGCACCCGGCAGTGCGGCCGACACCGCGACCACATCGGCGGTCTTCGAGCGGTTCGCGGCGGCGGTGGAAAAGCAATTCCCACGGCATCACCACATCCGCGACTACGAGCAGACGGTCCACGCCAGCGCGAGAACCATCGACCGGTCGGTTCGGCGAGCACGAGGCATGAGCGCCAAACGGTTTCTCGACGAACGAATCGCCCTGGAAGCGCGGCGGCGACTCGCTACCACCGACGTCACCCTCGCCACGCTGGCCAGCGAACTCGGCTTCACCGAAGCAACCAACTTCGCAAAGTTCTACCGCCGCATGACCGGAACAACCCCGAACTCAGCACGACGAATCGGATACCTGGGCTGA
- a CDS encoding alpha/beta fold hydrolase has product MSTIIARGQRFRIADSGGRGSAIVFLHGNLMDSTMWDPIVASLGDYRCLRFDFRLHGATDDDGLPFTYWDAARDALGILDALGVPAAHFVGHSQGGFTALRAALLAPQRITSMTLIDSAADAFPGPALEQMARIRDGFAADAVAATGSAVLDLLLGTDDEAAAHWLARMQRQPADRLSRAVGVLMGTDSITDRLAEISTPTLVVHGSTDVPIPPEAGIALASALPAAEPFELLDGAAHTPPVTHPAEVSALLHPFLEKNIFGSREQEGHPGRSATI; this is encoded by the coding sequence ATGAGTACGATCATTGCCCGCGGTCAGCGCTTCCGCATCGCCGACTCCGGCGGCCGCGGTTCCGCGATCGTTTTTCTGCACGGCAACCTCATGGACTCGACCATGTGGGACCCCATCGTCGCGTCGCTCGGCGACTATCGTTGTCTGCGTTTCGATTTCCGGCTGCACGGTGCCACCGACGACGACGGTCTGCCGTTCACCTACTGGGACGCCGCACGCGATGCACTGGGCATCCTCGACGCGCTCGGCGTGCCCGCCGCGCACTTCGTCGGACACTCGCAGGGCGGATTCACCGCACTGCGGGCCGCATTGCTTGCCCCGCAGCGCATTACGAGCATGACCCTCATCGACAGCGCTGCCGACGCGTTTCCCGGCCCGGCGCTGGAACAGATGGCGCGAATCCGGGACGGGTTCGCCGCCGACGCCGTCGCGGCAACCGGCTCGGCGGTGCTGGATCTGCTGCTGGGCACCGATGACGAGGCGGCCGCGCACTGGCTGGCCCGCATGCAACGCCAACCGGCCGATCGGCTCAGCCGCGCCGTGGGCGTGCTCATGGGAACCGACAGCATCACCGATCGTCTCGCCGAAATCAGCACACCGACTCTGGTCGTCCACGGCAGCACAGACGTGCCGATCCCACCCGAGGCGGGCATCGCCCTCGCCAGCGCGCTCCCCGCCGCCGAACCCTTCGAGCTGCTCGACGGTGCCGCCCACACCCCACCCGTCACCCACCCCGCCGAAGTCAGCGCCCTGCTGCACCCCTTCCTCGAGAAAAACATCTTCGGCTCACGGGAGCAGGAAGGCCACCCGGGAAGGTCAGCTACTATCTAA
- a CDS encoding Vps62-related protein: MVDSIRYGALDIAVTDRFTRRWDDRGSGASMHGAFFNPDFGGNLFQQGWRYLGSLGRNGNHEDITGQRATILVRGANAADQMVKPPVRFELIWKDQGSGAKANGAVWRPIPPQGYVALGDVWGSWNTWDPPNLEYYGCIRRELAGRRYVREGRIGELIWWDKKSGAKADVSTWQIRPLAYPSDSVERLILGADLLRAQANYDTPTEAVYVLDVPAAVVKRDPPAIPVLTSHQEPDPIAQITDRVVTVPCTVVTDPGKTIAWQVANSPFYTLQRRVNYSLQIFRNNQNGSTPAESSVSVTTGVTETASEEFSKRTSVTVTAKAGIEVKGLSAGVETSVTTELGYSSRYEVAQLRSVTKTHGLTTPPQASGALWSATHEIIAIRRDGEAIGGGSGLRFDVDSYVTGQHPSDAKVVDTVDGTTVENGDPAEAFGTTTPNVPAAEPSPPTD, from the coding sequence ATGGTCGACAGCATCAGGTACGGGGCGTTGGATATTGCGGTGACCGATCGGTTCACTCGCCGGTGGGACGATCGCGGGTCGGGTGCCTCGATGCACGGTGCGTTCTTCAACCCCGACTTCGGGGGCAACCTGTTCCAGCAGGGGTGGCGGTACCTGGGCAGCCTGGGGCGCAACGGTAACCATGAGGACATCACCGGACAACGCGCGACGATCCTGGTCCGGGGCGCGAACGCCGCGGACCAGATGGTGAAACCGCCGGTGCGGTTCGAACTGATCTGGAAGGACCAGGGCTCGGGCGCCAAAGCGAATGGTGCCGTGTGGCGGCCCATCCCGCCGCAGGGGTACGTGGCGCTCGGGGATGTGTGGGGTTCCTGGAACACCTGGGATCCGCCCAACCTCGAATACTACGGGTGCATCCGCCGGGAACTCGCGGGGCGCCGCTACGTGCGCGAAGGCCGGATCGGTGAGCTGATCTGGTGGGACAAGAAGTCCGGAGCGAAGGCGGATGTGTCCACCTGGCAGATCCGGCCGCTCGCCTACCCTTCCGACAGTGTCGAGCGGTTGATCCTGGGCGCGGATCTGCTACGGGCGCAGGCGAATTACGACACTCCCACCGAAGCGGTGTACGTCCTCGACGTGCCCGCGGCGGTCGTCAAGCGCGATCCTCCGGCGATCCCGGTACTGACCTCGCACCAGGAGCCCGACCCGATCGCACAGATCACCGACCGTGTCGTGACCGTGCCGTGCACGGTGGTCACCGACCCCGGCAAGACCATCGCGTGGCAGGTCGCGAACTCCCCGTTCTACACCCTGCAGCGGCGGGTCAACTACTCGTTGCAGATCTTCCGGAACAATCAGAACGGTTCCACTCCCGCCGAGTCGAGCGTGTCGGTGACCACCGGCGTGACCGAGACCGCCAGCGAGGAGTTCAGCAAGCGGACCAGTGTCACGGTCACCGCCAAGGCCGGCATCGAGGTCAAGGGCCTGTCGGCGGGAGTCGAGACCAGCGTGACCACCGAGCTCGGCTACAGCAGCCGCTACGAGGTCGCGCAGCTTCGTTCGGTGACCAAGACCCACGGCCTCACCACACCACCGCAGGCGTCGGGCGCGCTGTGGTCGGCCACCCACGAGATCATCGCGATCCGCCGCGACGGCGAAGCCATCGGCGGTGGCAGCGGCCTCAGGTTCGATGTCGACTCCTACGTCACCGGCCAGCACCCCTCCGACGCCAAGGTCGTCGACACCGTCGACGGAACCACCGTCGAGAACGGCGATCCCGCCGAGGCATTCGGCACCACCACGCCGAACGTCCCTGCCGCCGAACCGAGCCCACCGACCGACTGA
- a CDS encoding DUF1918 domain-containing protein codes for MRANFEDAVVHTSAGGEAGRTGEVVEVRGGEGRAGYTVRFEEGDDGLVIDGDGGAVVPGADCIVSFGE; via the coding sequence ATGCGTGCGAACTTCGAGGACGCGGTTGTTCATACATCGGCCGGAGGCGAAGCGGGCCGAACCGGAGAGGTTGTCGAAGTTCGCGGGGGAGAGGGGAGGGCGGGCTATACGGTGCGGTTCGAGGAGGGCGACGACGGTCTCGTCATCGATGGCGATGGCGGGGCGGTCGTCCCGGGCGCGGATTGCATCGTCAGCTTCGGCGAGTAG
- a CDS encoding carboxymuconolactone decarboxylase family protein has product MLFALIRMFSGQPLPDAAKLVFYRPDFYGAQSKRFTHAAMRGPSGWSVADRELMAAFVSQANDCAFCTGAHTATAARAYQDEAKVRAVLADLESAPIEDGLRATLRMLGTLTREGTVSAEDMRNVLSAGVTRRQIEDALAVCAAFDTTNRLADAFGFEPLGPAGLEAGAKFLLTRGYR; this is encoded by the coding sequence GTGCTGTTCGCGCTCATTCGGATGTTCTCCGGACAGCCGCTGCCGGATGCCGCCAAGCTGGTCTTCTACCGGCCCGACTTCTACGGTGCGCAGTCGAAGAGGTTCACCCACGCGGCGATGCGCGGGCCCTCCGGCTGGTCGGTGGCCGATCGAGAGTTGATGGCGGCCTTCGTATCCCAGGCCAATGACTGCGCGTTCTGCACGGGCGCACACACCGCTACCGCGGCACGCGCGTACCAGGACGAGGCGAAGGTTCGCGCGGTACTGGCCGACCTGGAATCGGCCCCCATCGAGGACGGGTTGCGGGCAACGCTGCGGATGCTCGGCACGTTGACCCGGGAAGGAACGGTCAGCGCCGAGGACATGCGAAACGTGCTGTCCGCCGGTGTCACCCGTCGGCAGATCGAGGACGCACTGGCGGTCTGCGCCGCATTCGACACGACCAACCGGCTCGCCGACGCCTTCGGTTTCGAACCCCTCGGTCCCGCAGGTCTCGAGGCGGGAGCCAAATTCCTCCTCACAAGAGGCTACCGCTGA
- a CDS encoding mycothiol-dependent nitroreductase Rv2466c family protein, with protein sequence MTEDAAPTPVDFWFDPRCPWAWITSRWMVEVERLRPIVIRWRIMSLAVLNENRLDELPEQYRRWNISGWRPVRVCMAAEQKYGSQALGPLYTALGTRIHNLGHKQTRETFAAALSDAGLSEDLADAADSTEYDALVRASHHEGIGLVGEEVGTPVIAVPGPDGNRLAFFGPVVTPAPKGEAALRLWDGILLVAGTPGFYELKRSRDREPSFD encoded by the coding sequence ATGACCGAAGACGCTGCCCCCACACCGGTCGACTTCTGGTTCGACCCCCGGTGTCCGTGGGCGTGGATCACCTCCCGCTGGATGGTCGAGGTGGAGAGGCTCCGGCCGATCGTAATCCGTTGGCGCATCATGAGTTTGGCGGTTCTGAACGAGAACAGGCTCGACGAGCTGCCCGAGCAGTACCGGCGCTGGAATATCAGCGGTTGGCGCCCGGTCCGGGTGTGCATGGCGGCGGAACAGAAGTACGGCAGCCAGGCGCTCGGCCCGCTCTACACCGCGCTCGGCACCCGCATTCACAACCTGGGCCACAAGCAGACTCGGGAAACCTTCGCGGCGGCCCTGTCCGACGCCGGGCTCTCGGAAGACCTCGCCGACGCCGCGGATTCCACCGAATACGACGCCCTCGTCCGCGCCTCCCATCACGAGGGCATCGGCCTGGTCGGCGAGGAGGTCGGCACCCCCGTCATCGCCGTCCCCGGCCCCGACGGCAATCGCCTCGCGTTCTTCGGCCCGGTCGTCACCCCCGCACCCAAAGGCGAAGCGGCGCTTCGATTGTGGGACGGCATACTGCTGGTCGCCGGGACGCCGGGCTTCTACGAGCTCAAGCGCAGCAGGGACAGGGAACCGTCGTTCGACTGA
- a CDS encoding amidohydrolase family protein: protein MTEILITARRLVVGPADRTIDDAALVVADGRITACGTRAEVEPTVPDAVRYDFPTGTILPGLIDSHVHLVLGGERDPIAPLLHRTPDTLLRDMIERARQALAAGVTTVRDLGDMHGGAARLRDMIAAQSVSGPRIVAATVPLTCPGGHLAALGGEVASKREIRDRIRRNADMGADLIKVMASGGALTPGGPPMWAAQFDADQLGYIVEQAEEVGLPVAAHAHGTDTIAHCVTAGVRTIEHCSWRTADGLRYDEAVAAAIARRNVAVCRCISGDWRGFLAQLGERNAAALCDAIQRMRRAGVRFIAGTDAGVPGAPFGDYAGMLEFFAAIGFPNGEVIDMATVHAADALGIAGRVGRLETGYEADVLVVDGDPLTDLGSLRKTLLVAARGRIHRNEDIA, encoded by the coding sequence ATGACCGAGATTCTGATTACCGCGCGCCGCCTCGTCGTAGGCCCCGCCGATCGCACGATCGATGACGCCGCACTGGTGGTGGCCGACGGTCGCATCACCGCGTGCGGCACGAGAGCCGAGGTGGAACCGACCGTCCCGGACGCCGTGCGGTACGACTTCCCCACCGGGACAATACTTCCGGGGCTGATCGACTCGCATGTCCACCTGGTGCTGGGCGGCGAACGCGACCCGATCGCCCCGCTGCTGCACCGCACGCCGGACACGCTGCTGCGCGACATGATCGAGCGAGCCCGGCAGGCCCTCGCCGCCGGGGTGACGACCGTCCGCGACCTGGGGGACATGCACGGCGGCGCGGCCCGATTGCGCGACATGATCGCCGCGCAATCGGTCTCCGGGCCAAGGATAGTGGCCGCAACGGTCCCGCTCACCTGCCCGGGCGGGCATCTCGCCGCGCTCGGCGGGGAGGTCGCCTCGAAGCGGGAGATCCGGGACCGTATCCGCCGCAATGCCGATATGGGCGCCGACCTGATCAAGGTGATGGCTTCCGGTGGCGCGCTGACCCCCGGCGGACCGCCGATGTGGGCCGCGCAGTTCGATGCCGACCAACTCGGTTACATCGTCGAGCAGGCCGAGGAGGTGGGCCTGCCGGTGGCCGCCCACGCCCACGGCACCGACACCATCGCGCACTGCGTGACGGCCGGCGTGCGGACGATCGAGCACTGCTCGTGGCGGACCGCGGACGGATTGCGGTACGACGAGGCCGTCGCCGCCGCGATCGCCCGCCGGAATGTGGCGGTGTGCCGGTGCATTTCCGGTGATTGGCGGGGGTTCCTGGCTCAGCTCGGCGAGCGGAACGCCGCCGCGCTGTGCGACGCCATTCAGCGGATGCGGCGGGCCGGAGTGCGGTTCATCGCCGGTACCGATGCCGGGGTTCCCGGCGCGCCGTTCGGCGACTATGCGGGGATGCTCGAATTCTTCGCCGCGATCGGTTTCCCCAACGGGGAAGTCATCGACATGGCCACCGTGCACGCCGCCGACGCACTCGGGATCGCGGGCCGGGTCGGACGCCTCGAAACCGGTTACGAGGCAGACGTTCTCGTGGTGGACGGCGACCCGCTCACCGATCTGGGGAGCCTTCGCAAGACCCTGCTCGTGGCCGCCCGGGGCCGGATACACAGGAACGAGGACATCGCATGA
- a CDS encoding MAB_1171c family putative transporter, whose protein sequence is MLLQSCLIAVLSIGAVWKGLDLLRGRHDRVLRYLVAAFVILAVGNIVSLPSLTRAIDALGRPGVGRVLMNVTVMAGLYALIQVFVLARPGSPRVAVRRLHQILLLATVASLVACMIATAPHLRSHSLTTPHIADPSIFVFYLVGNAYFLYAYLYCAVLALRYVTSAPRHQVLGLGLVSVGLFGLALTSFDRAAWITLRVLRNGPYSEFNAVNFAIANVCTAAIVAGLCYPAAMQAISALRSWLLHRRQYRALTTLWTLMSSAFPELTLGRTAAAAPIDRIAWPNMHARFYRRLIECRDGLVRLSPYIEEKPGHDLTQLSYDDLAASIRLALDRKPPVEDPEITFSAKRLAIPDGDDLNAEARTLTALSKALETSTP, encoded by the coding sequence ATGCTGTTGCAGAGCTGTCTGATCGCGGTGCTGTCGATCGGCGCGGTCTGGAAGGGGCTGGATCTGCTGCGCGGGCGGCACGATCGCGTCCTGCGGTATCTCGTCGCGGCCTTCGTGATCCTGGCCGTCGGCAATATCGTCTCGCTGCCGTCGCTCACCCGGGCGATCGACGCCCTCGGTCGGCCCGGCGTGGGCCGGGTGCTGATGAATGTCACGGTGATGGCCGGGCTGTACGCGCTGATCCAGGTCTTCGTGCTCGCGCGGCCGGGCAGCCCCCGCGTCGCCGTCCGGCGATTGCATCAGATCCTGCTGCTGGCGACCGTCGCGAGCCTCGTGGCCTGCATGATCGCCACAGCGCCGCACCTGCGCTCGCATTCGCTGACGACTCCGCACATCGCCGACCCGTCGATCTTCGTCTTCTACCTCGTCGGAAACGCTTACTTCCTCTACGCGTACCTCTACTGCGCCGTCCTGGCGCTGCGGTATGTGACATCGGCGCCGCGCCATCAGGTCCTCGGTCTGGGTCTGGTCTCGGTGGGCCTGTTCGGCCTGGCGCTGACCTCGTTCGACCGCGCCGCCTGGATCACCCTGCGCGTCCTGCGCAACGGCCCCTACAGCGAATTCAATGCGGTGAACTTCGCGATCGCCAATGTCTGCACCGCGGCGATCGTCGCGGGGCTGTGCTATCCGGCCGCGATGCAGGCGATCTCGGCGCTGCGATCCTGGCTGCTGCACCGCCGCCAGTACCGCGCGCTGACCACGCTGTGGACGCTGATGTCCAGCGCCTTCCCGGAGCTGACCCTCGGCCGCACCGCGGCGGCCGCGCCGATCGATCGCATCGCGTGGCCGAACATGCACGCCCGGTTCTATCGCCGCCTCATCGAATGCCGCGACGGCCTAGTCCGCTTGAGCCCCTATATCGAGGAGAAACCCGGTCACGATCTCACGCAGCTGTCGTACGACGATCTCGCCGCGAGCATCCGCCTGGCCCTGGACCGCAAACCACCGGTCGAGGACCCCGAGATCACCTTCTCCGCGAAACGCCTCGCCATCCCGGACGGAGACGACCTCAATGCCGAAGCCCGCACGCTGACAGCGCTGTCGAAAGCACTCGAAACCTCCACGCCATGA